The following coding sequences are from one Streptomyces sp. V3I7 window:
- a CDS encoding NTP transferase domain-containing protein: MTQEPMTDDRGRPAGLLLAAGGGRRLGGRPKALLEHRGRPLVEYAVGVLRAAGCDRVHVVLGAGADAVRERADLTGCVLVDNPGWAEGMGSSLRAGLASLARTGAPAALVSLVDQPGIGAEAAARVLAAYRDETSLASAAYDGVRGHPVLVGAAHWAGVAASATGDRGARDYLRAHARALTLVECGDVARPYDIDTEADLIHLE; this comes from the coding sequence ATGACGCAGGAACCCATGACGGACGACCGCGGCCGGCCCGCCGGGCTGCTGCTCGCCGCGGGCGGCGGCCGGCGGCTGGGCGGACGCCCCAAGGCGCTGCTCGAACACCGCGGGCGCCCCCTGGTGGAGTACGCGGTCGGGGTGCTGCGCGCCGCCGGCTGCGACCGCGTCCACGTGGTCCTCGGGGCCGGGGCGGACGCCGTGCGGGAGCGGGCCGACCTGACAGGCTGCGTGCTCGTGGACAACCCCGGCTGGGCCGAGGGCATGGGCTCCTCGCTGCGCGCGGGCCTCGCCTCCCTCGCCCGTACGGGCGCTCCGGCGGCGTTGGTCTCGCTGGTCGACCAGCCCGGTATCGGGGCGGAAGCCGCGGCCCGCGTCCTCGCCGCCTACCGGGACGAGACGTCCCTCGCCTCGGCGGCGTACGACGGCGTACGAGGGCATCCCGTGCTCGTCGGCGCCGCGCACTGGGCGGGCGTCGCCGCGAGCGCGACCGGCGACCGCGGCGCCCGCGACTATCTGCGGGCGCACGCGCGGGCGTTGACGCTCGTCGAGTGCGGCGACGTGGCGCGGCCCTACGACATCGACACGGAGGCAGATCTGATCCACCTGGAGTGA
- a CDS encoding IclR family transcriptional regulator has product MSTSSTGPAGSAKSAGGGVQSLERAFDLLERMADAGGEVGLSELSASSGLPLPTIHRLMRTLVASGYVRQQPNRRYALGPRLIRLGESASRLVGAWARPCLARLVEETGETANMALLDGDEVVYVAQVPSKHSMRMFTEVGRRVLPHSTGVGKALLAHLPDDEVRTLLSRTGMPAATERTITTPEGFLAALEEVRRRGYAVDDNEQELGVRCLAVSVPGSPTAAALSVSGPAGRLTEVATQRMVPVLRQVAADLSRTLTGTGT; this is encoded by the coding sequence GTGTCCACCTCCAGCACCGGCCCAGCCGGCTCCGCCAAGTCCGCCGGCGGCGGGGTCCAGTCCCTGGAGCGCGCCTTCGACCTGCTGGAGCGGATGGCGGACGCGGGCGGCGAGGTCGGCCTGAGCGAGCTGTCGGCGAGCAGCGGGCTGCCGCTGCCGACCATCCACCGGCTGATGCGCACGCTGGTGGCCAGCGGTTACGTCCGCCAGCAGCCCAACCGCCGTTACGCCCTCGGCCCCCGGCTGATCCGGCTCGGCGAGTCCGCCTCCCGGCTGGTCGGCGCCTGGGCGCGCCCCTGCCTGGCCCGGCTCGTCGAGGAGACCGGTGAGACGGCCAACATGGCGCTGCTGGACGGCGACGAGGTCGTGTACGTGGCGCAGGTGCCGTCCAAGCACTCGATGCGGATGTTCACCGAGGTCGGCCGCCGCGTCCTGCCGCACTCCACGGGCGTCGGCAAGGCGCTCCTCGCCCATCTCCCCGACGACGAGGTGCGCACGCTGCTCTCCCGCACCGGCATGCCGGCCGCGACGGAGCGGACGATCACCACACCGGAGGGCTTCCTGGCGGCGCTGGAGGAGGTGCGCCGGCGGGGGTACGCCGTCGACGACAACGAGCAGGAACTCGGCGTGCGCTGCCTCGCGGTGTCGGTGCCCGGCTCCCCCACCGCGGCCGCCCTCTCCGTCTCCGGCCCGGCCGGCCGCCTCACCGAGGTGGCGACGCAGCGGATGGTGCCGGTGCTGCGGCAGGTGGCGGCGGACCTGTCCCGGACGCTGACCGGGACAGGTACCTGA
- a CDS encoding HipA family kinase has product MLRDVTAVRYVTPLRTGGSVPGVVEADDLGTYVVKFSGSAQGRKALVAEVIVGELARALGLRFPELVLVHFDPAIARDEPHQEVRELLDASHGVNLGMDFLPGAKDLTPELARMFPVDPLEAGRIVWLDALTVNVDRTVHSSNLMVWPTFGIAPPRLWLIDHGAALVFHHRWGGADPAKAYDFRHHALGPYAPDVRAADAELAPRVTEDLLRGIMAEVPDAWLTDEPGFSTPDEVRDAYVDYLVARVKASAQWLPTDFPTREELAAEESARARRTEQGRPDWLKRVPDLHGKPAAEQDWSVHLG; this is encoded by the coding sequence GTGCTGCGCGATGTGACCGCTGTCCGATACGTGACCCCGCTGCGGACCGGCGGGTCCGTCCCCGGCGTCGTCGAGGCCGACGACCTGGGGACGTACGTCGTGAAGTTCAGCGGCTCCGCGCAGGGCCGCAAGGCGCTGGTCGCCGAGGTGATCGTGGGCGAGCTCGCGCGGGCGCTCGGCCTGCGCTTCCCCGAACTCGTCCTGGTGCACTTCGACCCGGCCATCGCCCGGGACGAGCCGCACCAGGAGGTACGGGAACTCCTCGACGCCAGCCACGGCGTCAACCTCGGCATGGACTTCCTGCCGGGCGCGAAGGACCTCACCCCCGAGCTCGCCAGGATGTTCCCGGTGGATCCGCTGGAGGCGGGCCGGATCGTCTGGCTGGACGCCCTCACCGTGAACGTCGACCGCACGGTGCACAGTTCCAACCTCATGGTCTGGCCCACGTTCGGCATCGCGCCGCCGCGCCTGTGGCTCATCGACCACGGTGCCGCCCTCGTCTTCCACCACCGCTGGGGCGGCGCGGATCCGGCCAAGGCGTACGACTTCCGCCACCACGCCCTCGGCCCCTACGCGCCCGACGTGCGCGCCGCCGACGCCGAGCTGGCGCCCCGCGTCACCGAGGATCTGCTGCGCGGCATCATGGCGGAGGTCCCGGACGCCTGGCTCACCGACGAACCGGGCTTCAGCACGCCGGATGAGGTCCGGGACGCGTACGTCGACTACCTCGTCGCGCGCGTGAAGGCGTCCGCGCAGTGGCTGCCCACCGACTTTCCGACCCGCGAGGAACTCGCCGCCGAGGAGTCCGCCCGCGCCCGCCGCACCGAACAGGGCCGCCCCGACTGGCTCAAGCGCGTTCCCGACCTGCACGGGAAGCCTGCGGCGGAGCAGGACTGGTCGGTGCACCTGGGGTGA
- the allB gene encoding allantoinase AllB, whose protein sequence is MPDAELVLRSRRVVTPEGVRPAAVAVAGGRITAVLPYDADVPPGARLEELGDDALLPGLVDTHVHVNDPGRTEWEGFWTATRAAAAGGVTTLVDMPLNSLPPTTTVDHLRTKQKTAADKAHVDVGFWGGALPGNVGDLRPLHDAGVFGFKAFLSPSGVDEFPHLDASQLGVSLAEIAGFDGLLIAHAEDPHHLATAPSRGGPRYADFLASRPRGAENSAVAELIAQAGRLDARVHVLHLSSSDALPLIAAAKADGVRVTVETCPHYLTLTAEEVPDGASEFKCCPPIREAANQDLLWQALADGTIDCVVTDHSPCTADLKTADFATAWGGIAGLQLSLPAVWTGARARGYGLQDVVRWMCARTAGLVGLEHKGAIEAGRDADFAVLAPEAAFTVDPAHLQHRNRVTAYAGKTLYGVVRSTWLRGQRVMADGEFSAPRGQLLTRTPDSGRPRKEP, encoded by the coding sequence GTGCCCGACGCCGAACTGGTGCTGCGCTCGCGGCGCGTCGTCACCCCGGAGGGGGTGCGCCCCGCCGCGGTCGCCGTCGCCGGCGGGCGGATCACCGCCGTCCTGCCGTACGACGCCGACGTACCGCCCGGGGCCCGGCTGGAGGAGCTCGGCGACGACGCACTGCTGCCCGGCCTGGTCGACACCCACGTGCACGTCAACGACCCCGGCCGCACCGAGTGGGAGGGCTTCTGGACCGCCACGCGCGCGGCGGCCGCCGGGGGCGTCACCACGCTCGTCGACATGCCGCTCAACTCCCTCCCGCCGACCACGACGGTCGACCATCTGCGGACGAAGCAGAAGACTGCCGCCGACAAGGCGCACGTCGACGTCGGCTTCTGGGGCGGCGCGCTGCCCGGCAACGTCGGCGACCTGCGCCCGCTGCACGACGCCGGAGTCTTCGGCTTCAAGGCGTTCCTGTCCCCGTCCGGCGTGGACGAGTTCCCGCACCTCGACGCCTCCCAACTCGGCGTCTCCCTCGCCGAGATCGCCGGTTTCGACGGGCTGCTGATCGCGCACGCCGAGGATCCGCACCACCTCGCCACCGCCCCGAGCCGGGGCGGCCCCCGCTACGCCGACTTCCTCGCCTCCCGCCCGCGCGGCGCCGAGAACAGCGCCGTCGCCGAGCTGATCGCGCAGGCAGGGCGCCTCGACGCGCGCGTGCACGTCCTGCACCTGTCGTCGAGCGACGCGCTGCCGCTGATCGCCGCCGCGAAGGCCGACGGCGTCCGCGTCACCGTCGAGACCTGCCCGCACTACCTCACCCTCACCGCCGAGGAAGTCCCCGATGGCGCGAGCGAGTTCAAGTGCTGCCCGCCCATCCGCGAGGCCGCCAACCAGGACCTGCTGTGGCAGGCGCTGGCCGACGGCACGATCGACTGCGTCGTCACCGACCACTCGCCCTGCACCGCCGACCTGAAGACGGCCGACTTCGCCACCGCCTGGGGCGGCATCGCGGGCCTGCAACTGAGCCTGCCGGCCGTGTGGACCGGCGCCCGCGCGCGCGGGTACGGCCTTCAGGACGTCGTCCGCTGGATGTGCGCGCGCACGGCCGGCCTGGTCGGGCTGGAACACAAGGGCGCCATCGAGGCGGGCCGGGACGCCGACTTCGCGGTCCTCGCGCCCGAGGCGGCCTTCACCGTGGACCCCGCGCACCTCCAGCACCGCAACCGCGTCACGGCGTACGCCGGAAAGACCCTGTACGGCGTCGTGCGCTCCACCTGGCTGCGGGGCCAACGCGTCATGGCGGACGGCGAGTTCAGCGCGCCGCGCGGCCAACTGCTCACGCGCACCCCCGACAGCGGCCGACCCCGGAAGGAACCCTGA
- the aceB gene encoding malate synthase A: MSAPAPSPLALVDAEPLPRQEEVLSDAALAFVAELHRRFTPRRDELLARRADRRAEIARTSTLDFLPETAAIRADDSWRVAPAPAALNDRRVEITGPTDRKMTINALNSGARVWLADFEDASAPTWENVVQGQLNMSDAYHRRIDFTDAASGKSYALKADEELATVVMRPRGWHLDDRHLLDADGRPVPGALVDFGLYFFHNAQRLLDLGKGPYFYLPKTESHLEARLWNDVFVFAQDYVGIPQGAIRATVLIETITAAYEMDEILYELRDHASGLNAGRWDYLFSIVKNFRDGGAKFVLPDRNAVTMTAPFMRAYTELLVRTCHKRGAHAIGGMAAFIPSRRDEEVNKVAFEKVKADKDREADDGFDGSWVAHPDLVPLAMESFDRVLGNRPHQKDRLREDVHVEAADLIAVDSLDARPTYAGLVNAVQVGIRYIEAWLRGLGAVAIFNLMEDAATAEISRSQIWQWINAGVEFEDGQKVTPELARRVAAEELAAIREEIGEEAFAAGHWQEAHDLLLRVALDEDYVDFLTLPAYRQLKG; encoded by the coding sequence ATGTCCGCACCAGCGCCGTCTCCGCTGGCCCTCGTCGACGCCGAGCCGCTGCCGCGACAGGAGGAGGTCCTCTCCGACGCGGCGCTCGCCTTCGTGGCCGAACTGCACCGGCGGTTCACGCCGCGCCGCGACGAACTCCTCGCCCGCCGCGCGGACCGCCGTGCCGAGATCGCCCGCACCTCCACGCTCGACTTCCTCCCGGAGACCGCCGCGATCCGCGCTGACGACTCCTGGCGGGTGGCTCCGGCCCCCGCCGCCCTGAACGACCGCCGGGTGGAGATCACCGGCCCCACCGACCGCAAGATGACCATCAACGCCCTCAACTCGGGGGCCCGGGTCTGGCTGGCCGACTTCGAGGACGCCTCCGCGCCCACCTGGGAGAACGTCGTCCAGGGCCAGCTCAACATGAGCGACGCCTACCACCGCCGTATCGACTTCACCGACGCGGCCTCCGGCAAGTCGTACGCCCTCAAGGCCGACGAGGAGCTCGCCACGGTCGTCATGCGCCCGCGCGGCTGGCACCTGGACGATCGGCACCTCCTGGACGCCGACGGCCGGCCGGTCCCGGGCGCCCTGGTCGACTTCGGCCTCTACTTCTTCCACAACGCCCAACGGCTGCTCGACCTCGGCAAGGGGCCGTACTTCTACCTCCCCAAGACGGAGTCGCATCTGGAGGCCCGCCTCTGGAACGACGTGTTCGTCTTCGCGCAGGACTACGTCGGCATCCCGCAGGGCGCCATCCGCGCCACCGTCCTGATCGAGACGATCACCGCGGCCTACGAGATGGACGAGATCCTCTACGAACTCCGCGACCACGCCTCGGGGTTGAACGCCGGCCGCTGGGACTACCTGTTCTCCATCGTCAAGAACTTCCGTGACGGCGGGGCGAAGTTCGTGCTCCCGGACCGCAACGCGGTGACGATGACGGCCCCGTTCATGCGGGCGTACACCGAACTCCTCGTCCGCACCTGCCACAAGCGCGGGGCGCACGCGATCGGCGGCATGGCGGCGTTCATCCCGTCGCGCCGCGACGAGGAGGTCAACAAGGTCGCCTTCGAGAAGGTCAAGGCGGACAAGGACCGTGAGGCGGACGACGGTTTCGACGGCTCCTGGGTCGCCCACCCCGACCTGGTCCCGCTCGCCATGGAGTCCTTCGACCGGGTCCTCGGCAACAGGCCGCACCAGAAGGACCGGCTGCGCGAGGACGTCCACGTCGAGGCGGCCGACCTGATCGCGGTCGACTCACTGGACGCCCGGCCAACGTACGCCGGTCTGGTCAACGCCGTTCAGGTCGGCATCCGTTACATCGAGGCGTGGCTGCGCGGGCTCGGCGCGGTCGCCATCTTCAACCTGATGGAGGACGCGGCCACCGCCGAGATCTCCCGGTCGCAGATCTGGCAGTGGATCAACGCGGGCGTCGAGTTCGAGGACGGCCAGAAGGTCACGCCCGAACTGGCCCGCAGGGTGGCGGCGGAGGAACTGGCCGCCATCCGCGAGGAGATCGGGGAGGAGGCCTTCGCGGCCGGCCACTGGCAGGAGGCGCACGACCTGCTGCTGCGGGTGGCGTTGGACGAGGACTACGTGGACTTCCTGACCCTTCCGGCGTACCGGCAGCTCAAGGGTTAG
- a CDS encoding DUF5955 family protein codes for MLQSLGQRAVIGGDEDPRVAELRTAVSRLRRELAAHPAEFPDRGIAEDELAVLAAMTSGGPPEIPRLRSSLLLIAGAIGSVSALTRGLTDVRNAVDLFGGPPAG; via the coding sequence CTGTTGCAGAGTTTGGGGCAGAGGGCAGTGATCGGTGGCGACGAGGACCCGAGAGTGGCGGAACTGCGAACCGCCGTGTCCCGGTTGCGCCGTGAACTCGCCGCCCATCCGGCCGAGTTCCCGGACCGCGGGATCGCCGAGGACGAACTGGCGGTCCTGGCCGCCATGACGTCCGGCGGCCCACCCGAGATTCCGCGGTTGCGCAGCTCGCTGCTGCTGATCGCGGGCGCGATCGGGTCGGTCAGCGCGCTGACGCGGGGACTGACGGACGTACGGAACGCGGTGGACCTGTTCGGTGGCCCACCGGCCGGCTGA